Proteins from a single region of Apium graveolens cultivar Ventura chromosome 7, ASM990537v1, whole genome shotgun sequence:
- the LOC141674774 gene encoding uncharacterized protein LOC141674774: MSATDVKGKGVWGAVKPSDEKAVIEDKVDKIALAMLYQGLPEELLLTIAEKSTAKGAWDALKTMCHGADRFKKAKVQTLKSEFESLNMRANEQLDEFCLKLNSLVSNMRALGEEVKESYVVKKLLRAVPYKFLQIVSTLEQFGDLETLFVEEVVGSLKAHEERM; encoded by the exons ATGTCAGCGACGGATGTCAAAGGGAAG GGAGTCTGGGGAGCCGTAAAACCAAGCGACGAGAAGGCAGTCATTGAAGATAAGGTGGACAAAATTGCTTTGGCTATGTTATATCAAGGACTTCCTGAAGAACTTTTGCTGACCATTGCAGAGAAGAGTACGGCAAAGGGAGCTTGGGATGCTCTCAAAACCATGTGTCATGGAGCCGATCGTTTCAAGAAAGCAAAGGTTCAAACATTGAAGTCAGAGTTTGAATCTTTGAATATGAGAGCGAATGAACAGCTAGATGAGTTCTGTCTGAAATTGAATAGTCTTGTCTCCAACATGCGAGCGTTAGGAGAAGAGGTAAAAGAATCCTATGTGGTGAAGAAATTGCTTCGTGCTGTACCATACAAATTTCTCCAAATTGTATCCACATTGGAACAATTTGGCGATTTGGAAACGTTATTTGTGGAGGAAGTTGTGGGTTCTCTGAAAGCGCATGAAGAAAGGATGTGA